In Formosa haliotis, the sequence AAACCACTCATTTTTGCAGCTTCGGCCGGCGATTTTGTGGATAGTATTTTTTGCATATCGTAATTTGGTGCAGGACCTGCAACACTTACCAAAATACCTTTAAAAACCATCATCATAAAGAAAATTGAAAACAAGCCATAACCATCAGATTTTATTTTGTTGTTTACCTGAGGTATAATTTCACTCCAATCCAAATCTAAGGTCCTTCCAAAAAAGGGAGACATCCAGCCATCTGGAACGTGTAATGTGTTTGCACCAATAGCATTATATCCTATATATGCAATTACCAAGGCGGAAATGGTCATAATAGCAAACTGTAAAACATCGGCCCAAACAATACCAGACATGCCGCCAAGTAACGAGTAAAACACGGCGAATAAGGTGAAAACTATACCGTAAAAATGAGGTACATATTCTGGGTTTATATGAAACGGAATATATGTGCTAACAACTTCCCAAGGAATAAAAATTTCGACGAACTTTCCTAGACCTATAAAGCCATAAGCAAGAAATCCCAAGCAACTTAATAAAGCAAAAACAACCACTATAGTATGCGATAGTTTTCCGCCTTTTCCAATTCCAAAACGCGTTTCTATCCATTCGGCACCGGTGGTTACATTCGACCGGCGTAGCCATTTAGACAAATAAACCATTAAGAAAATTTGATTAAAAACAGGCCATAACCACGGAATCCAAGCGCTTTTAATGCCATACACAAACATAAGGGTAACGAGCCAAATGGTTCCAGAAATATCAAACATTCCAGATGCATTAGATAGTCCTAACATATACCAAGGAATCGATTTTCCTCCTAAAAGATAATCACTGGTACTACGCTGAGCTCGTTTTCTAAGAATTAACCCAATAACTATAGTTGAAAGCAAATAAACTAATATGATGGATACGTCAAGTGTTTTTAACATGTTGTGGTTTGTTAGCGTAAGTTTTTAGTGGTTATGGGTTGTAATGTAATGTTTTTTATAAAGGTATTTATGGTCGTCATACAGTGTTAAATGCATGCATTCAAATGTATAGATACATTATCCAAGAGCATGGTATTATTTTGTCATTTTATTAAAATTAATAGGATTTTTTAAGACGTAATAATCATTAAGGTGTTATTTATATAAGACATTTGTA encodes:
- a CDS encoding sodium:solute symporter family protein, whose translation is MLKTLDVSIILVYLLSTIVIGLILRKRAQRSTSDYLLGGKSIPWYMLGLSNASGMFDISGTIWLVTLMFVYGIKSAWIPWLWPVFNQIFLMVYLSKWLRRSNVTTGAEWIETRFGIGKGGKLSHTIVVVFALLSCLGFLAYGFIGLGKFVEIFIPWEVVSTYIPFHINPEYVPHFYGIVFTLFAVFYSLLGGMSGIVWADVLQFAIMTISALVIAYIGYNAIGANTLHVPDGWMSPFFGRTLDLDWSEIIPQVNNKIKSDGYGLFSIFFMMMVFKGILVSVAGPAPNYDMQKILSTKSPAEAAKMSGFVSVILMPIRYLMIAGFAALALIYYDKLDLITATGNVDFELILPSAIKQFAPVGLMGLLLAGLLAAFMSTFAGTLNAAQAYLINDIYLKYNTSSTNPTKIKVMNYGSGILVVIVSIILGFFVEDVNSILQWLVSALFGSYVVANVLKWHWWRFNGQGFFWGMVAGIIPALILPSVLGGVLDLYYFPVLLVSSIIGCLVGTYSAPPTEEAVLIAFYTKVRPWGFWKPIQDKIKTKHPDFKPNTHFKRDMFNVCIGIIAQTILVILPMYIIFQQALPIYIGIAILVICIALLKKYWWNTLNEQLD